One window of Marinomonas primoryensis genomic DNA carries:
- a CDS encoding KilA-N domain-containing protein — protein MAHLIISSKDIRTLDGLYSLNDLHKAAGSESRHLPAQFLRNQQTKELIAEIENYANSHSLAVNTNQGRSGGTWVCKELVYAYAMWISPKFNLQVIRAFDQAQPEQPQEPIQQGLSATIQDDEKLKLINDIAQSLGITESIVVVPAADIMNMVETIRKYQIAVDQLQTNPLRIDETIERVKNTTGRHFGEG, from the coding sequence ATGGCTCATTTAATTATCTCTTCAAAAGACATCCGCACACTCGACGGATTGTATTCCCTTAATGATCTTCATAAAGCCGCTGGCTCAGAGTCGCGTCATTTACCAGCACAATTCCTAAGAAACCAACAAACCAAAGAGTTAATAGCTGAAATTGAAAACTATGCTAATTCGCATAGTTTAGCTGTTAATACAAATCAGGGTAGAAGTGGTGGCACTTGGGTGTGCAAAGAACTGGTGTACGCTTACGCCATGTGGATCAGCCCCAAGTTCAACCTGCAAGTCATCCGCGCCTTCGACCAAGCCCAACCAGAGCAACCGCAAGAACCCATCCAACAAGGCTTATCCGCCACCATCCAAGACGACGAAAAACTCAAACTCATTAACGACATCGCCCAATCCTTGGGAATAACAGAAAGCATTGTCGTCGTCCCCGCCGCCGATATAATGAATATGGTCGAAACCATCCGCAAATACCAAATCGCCGTTGATCAGCTTCAAACTAACCCACTACGGATCGATGAAACCATCGAGCGCGTCAAAAACACCACTGGCCGGCACTTCGGGGAAGGTTAG
- a CDS encoding Cro/CI family transcriptional regulator, translating into MHKEKVIRYFGTQQCLASTLSISSSSISQWGNVIPEKQALRIERLTNGVLKYDARLYIRSV; encoded by the coding sequence ATGCACAAGGAAAAAGTCATTCGCTATTTTGGTACTCAGCAGTGCTTGGCCAGCACATTGAGTATTTCATCAAGCTCGATTTCACAGTGGGGAAACGTGATCCCAGAAAAACAAGCCTTACGAATTGAGAGGCTCACCAATGGTGTACTGAAATACGACGCAAGGCTGTATATCAGATCAGTGTAG
- a CDS encoding helix-turn-helix domain-containing protein, whose translation MDISDRIRQKMTEHNLKAVDLARMTGATKGSVSQWLNGISSPGGKYIVSLTKALRCDANWLFGGISSDQTYAHSSHVNSTQTATKLLPVINDDLAKKWNGYHDHPNLEKNTQWEHAPSTISDSAFWMAAVGDSMISPIGPCIGEGHLILVDPTAAAENGHLVVAQLDSTDELTFKKLVVDAGQTYLKPLNPNYHALAVYDNYRIIGVVVEAKILL comes from the coding sequence ATGGATATTTCAGACCGAATCAGACAAAAAATGACGGAGCACAATTTAAAAGCCGTCGACTTAGCGAGAATGACTGGCGCGACCAAAGGGTCGGTGAGTCAGTGGCTCAATGGCATTTCGTCGCCTGGCGGAAAGTACATTGTCTCTCTTACCAAAGCGCTTCGCTGTGATGCCAATTGGTTATTTGGGGGAATCTCTTCCGATCAGACCTATGCTCATTCTTCTCATGTAAATTCAACGCAGACGGCCACCAAACTACTGCCCGTCATTAACGATGATTTAGCGAAAAAATGGAACGGCTACCATGATCATCCCAACTTAGAAAAAAACACTCAATGGGAACATGCCCCTTCTACAATAAGCGATAGTGCGTTTTGGATGGCGGCGGTAGGAGACAGCATGATCTCCCCTATTGGTCCTTGCATTGGCGAAGGTCATTTGATTTTAGTCGACCCTACTGCGGCCGCAGAAAATGGGCATTTGGTGGTGGCTCAATTGGATTCAACCGATGAGCTGACATTTAAAAAGCTCGTCGTGGATGCCGGTCAAACCTACCTAAAACCACTAAACCCTAATTATCACGCTCTTGCTGTTTACGATAATTATCGAATCATTGGTGTTGTGGTAGAGGCCAAAATTTTACTTTAA
- the csrA gene encoding carbon storage regulator CsrA has translation MLILTRRINETINIDNNIQVKIISVKGGQVRIGVTAPKNVIVHREEIYKRIEDQKRQVDNESYWP, from the coding sequence ATGCTCATTCTTACTCGACGGATAAACGAAACCATCAATATCGACAACAACATTCAAGTCAAAATCATCAGCGTAAAAGGCGGACAAGTCCGTATCGGCGTAACAGCACCAAAAAACGTGATAGTGCATAGGGAAGAGATTTATAAACGGATCGAGGATCAAAAGCGTCAAGTGGATAATGAGTCGTATTGGCCGTAA
- a CDS encoding 6-carboxytetrahydropterin synthase: protein MKLFVKNLTHVDLSYFDTERGLLGESWQTDIVLTGKLNDESMICDFSIVKKHIKKWLDDHIDHMLAIPAKHVGSSLTKLTNDRVSFRFDHSKENPDDSRRFQCDAPAQAICVLPMAKITPDAAAKWVESQILNLLPAELEAVSVRFSPEKIDGAEYQYSHGLKKHAGNCQRIAHGHRSTVGIYADGIRNDAMEKDWADRWKDIYLGTQEDLDKYIEEDGRRYHCFSYTSQQGLFELMIDSNQVYMLDCDTTVESLSAHIANVLAQENPGTHIEAHGFEGIGKGAISDHKVSL, encoded by the coding sequence TTGAAGCTATTTGTAAAAAACCTTACCCATGTAGATTTATCGTACTTCGATACGGAACGTGGTTTGTTGGGTGAAAGCTGGCAGACGGACATCGTTCTGACTGGTAAGTTAAATGACGAGAGCATGATTTGCGATTTTAGTATTGTTAAGAAGCACATCAAAAAATGGTTAGATGATCACATCGATCACATGCTGGCCATTCCTGCTAAACATGTTGGGTCGTCTTTAACCAAGCTAACCAATGATCGCGTTTCGTTTCGCTTTGATCATAGTAAAGAAAACCCAGACGACAGCCGCCGCTTTCAATGTGACGCGCCAGCTCAGGCTATTTGTGTTTTACCAATGGCGAAGATTACGCCTGATGCCGCCGCAAAGTGGGTTGAATCACAAATATTGAACTTGTTACCAGCGGAACTTGAAGCGGTCAGTGTACGTTTTTCACCAGAAAAAATTGACGGTGCAGAATACCAATATAGCCACGGTTTGAAAAAGCACGCCGGTAATTGCCAGCGTATTGCCCACGGTCATCGTTCTACGGTTGGAATATACGCCGATGGCATTCGTAATGACGCCATGGAAAAAGACTGGGCAGATCGCTGGAAAGACATTTATTTAGGCACACAAGAAGACTTAGATAAGTACATTGAAGAAGACGGCCGTCGTTATCATTGTTTCAGCTACACCAGTCAGCAAGGGTTATTTGAACTCATGATAGACAGCAATCAAGTATACATGTTGGATTGCGATACAACGGTGGAATCTCTCTCTGCTCATATTGCAAACGTATTGGCTCAAGAAAACCCTGGTACGCACATCGAAGCTCATGGCTTTGAAGGTATCGGCAAAGGGGCGATCTCAGATCATAAGGTGTCTCTTTAA
- the hisI gene encoding phosphoribosyl-AMP cyclohydrolase — MSLKEYENLAKGDKLSLDTVLANLKTDEHGLIAAIAQQHDTGEVLMLAYMNEKSIRETLETGQVCYWSRSRQTYWRKGESSGHRQTLVSMSFDCDGDCILLKVNQKGPACHTNRRDCFFFTVDGNDVVISSAPSSDK, encoded by the coding sequence ATGAGTTTAAAAGAATACGAAAACCTCGCCAAAGGCGACAAGCTATCGCTGGACACGGTATTAGCGAATTTAAAAACAGACGAGCACGGTTTGATCGCCGCCATTGCACAGCAACACGATACTGGCGAAGTATTAATGCTGGCTTACATGAATGAAAAATCGATTCGTGAAACCTTGGAAACAGGGCAAGTCTGTTACTGGTCTCGCTCTCGTCAAACATACTGGCGCAAGGGTGAAAGCTCTGGCCACCGCCAGACGTTGGTGTCTATGTCGTTTGACTGTGACGGTGATTGCATCCTACTCAAAGTAAATCAGAAAGGTCCTGCTTGTCATACGAATCGCCGTGATTGTTTCTTTTTTACGGTTGACGGCAACGACGTCGTGATCAGTTCGGCACCCTCTTCTGACAAGTAA
- a CDS encoding methyl-accepting chemotaxis protein: MKNLEKSRQLLLQQSVEFERGFFQVSIAKSMGGYGTEQIAESAEKFKTYTDEMIASIENVKSILGTMPKNDGLNSLFEQITTLEEQQAIFLEASTETYSWWVKLKTMQANKARRLADASLISVNEQMEVIIASIDEYNTTVAENQNNKLDQTIYASGVLAAVLIAIGITVSIIIVNGICKPLIKAVRRAEEIASGELVQSKVASTRKDEIGMLETAMDKLVVQLSSILHDVSESSAMLTNAANDLNRITDESSDMVDRQQEETNLISQAIQEIQATAVHVSESTTDASQAAHNAETAANEGTAIVTKTISSIEELASEIASSATTINELQSNTKEISNILNVILGIAEQTNLLALNAAIEAARAGEQGRGFAVVADEVRHLAQNTQNATQQIEKMITLLQTGATSAVKAMTSSHQRSTDAVTQVKHEEESLQNINTSVSKIREMNDRISATAEEQAAVTAEVSRNVSNITDITSKTTKSIHSISQSAEQLAALATQLSAKISYFNV; this comes from the coding sequence ATGAAAAACCTAGAAAAAAGTCGTCAGTTATTACTTCAACAATCCGTCGAATTTGAACGTGGTTTTTTCCAAGTGTCTATCGCAAAATCCATGGGTGGATACGGAACGGAGCAAATCGCAGAATCGGCTGAAAAATTTAAAACCTACACGGATGAGATGATCGCTAGTATAGAAAATGTTAAAAGCATTCTTGGCACTATGCCAAAGAATGACGGTTTAAACAGTCTTTTTGAACAAATTACCACCCTTGAAGAGCAACAAGCGATTTTCCTAGAAGCCAGTACAGAAACTTACAGTTGGTGGGTGAAACTAAAAACAATGCAGGCCAACAAAGCTCGACGTTTGGCAGATGCCAGCTTAATCAGCGTCAACGAACAAATGGAAGTTATTATTGCTTCTATCGATGAATACAACACCACCGTTGCTGAAAATCAAAACAACAAACTAGACCAGACTATTTATGCCAGCGGCGTATTGGCGGCTGTATTGATAGCTATCGGCATTACGGTCAGCATCATCATTGTAAACGGTATATGCAAACCGCTCATTAAAGCCGTACGACGTGCAGAAGAGATCGCGTCAGGTGAGTTAGTTCAATCTAAAGTTGCCAGCACACGTAAAGATGAAATTGGCATGTTAGAAACGGCAATGGACAAACTGGTTGTTCAGCTTAGCAGTATTTTACACGATGTTTCCGAGTCCAGCGCCATGCTAACGAACGCGGCCAACGACCTAAACCGCATTACGGACGAATCTTCCGACATGGTGGATCGTCAGCAAGAAGAAACCAACCTTATTTCTCAGGCGATTCAGGAAATACAAGCAACGGCCGTTCATGTTTCTGAATCCACAACCGATGCCAGCCAAGCCGCTCATAATGCCGAAACGGCGGCGAACGAAGGCACAGCTATCGTGACGAAAACCATTAGTAGCATTGAAGAGTTGGCCTCAGAAATTGCCAGCTCGGCAACGACGATCAATGAACTGCAATCCAACACCAAAGAGATCAGTAACATTCTGAACGTTATTTTGGGCATCGCAGAGCAAACCAATCTACTCGCTCTAAACGCTGCCATTGAAGCTGCGCGTGCTGGTGAGCAAGGACGAGGCTTTGCCGTCGTCGCGGACGAAGTACGCCATTTAGCTCAAAATACGCAGAATGCCACTCAGCAAATAGAGAAAATGATTACGCTTCTTCAAACTGGGGCAACATCTGCCGTAAAGGCCATGACATCAAGTCATCAGCGTTCTACCGATGCGGTGACTCAGGTGAAGCACGAAGAAGAATCGCTGCAAAATATAAATACATCTGTGTCCAAGATTCGTGAAATGAATGACAGGATCTCAGCAACGGCAGAGGAGCAAGCGGCCGTTACCGCTGAAGTGAGCCGTAATGTTTCGAACATCACTGACATTACGTCCAAAACGACAAAATCCATACACTCCATTAGCCAATCGGCGGAGCAATTGGCGGCGTTAGCTACGCAACTATCCGCTAAAATCAGTTATTTCAATGTCTAG
- a CDS encoding class II glutamine amidotransferase, translated as MCRWMAYQGDSVYLESLLFKQEHSLIHQSLSARKSEVTVNADGFGLGWYDEREEPGLYHEVLPAWSDSNLKSLAKHIKSGLFFAHVRSSTGTETNRSNCHPFSYKNWLFMHNGQIGGYESLRWQLDRLIPEYLYSHRHGATDSEVIFLLMIANGLEANPEHAISVTLTQIIDMMKLKKIVDPLRFTAVFSDGEDIIAVRFSSDEQAPSLYCKEFDHHIVIGSEPLDLSSDSWTLVPAGHIARINKNKYHIKPLPELLKMTA; from the coding sequence ATGTGTCGTTGGATGGCGTATCAAGGGGATTCCGTATACCTTGAGTCATTGCTCTTTAAACAAGAGCATTCTTTAATACACCAAAGCTTAAGCGCGAGAAAATCAGAAGTCACCGTGAATGCCGACGGTTTTGGCTTAGGCTGGTACGATGAACGAGAAGAACCCGGCCTGTATCACGAAGTATTGCCAGCCTGGAGCGATAGTAATTTAAAAAGCCTCGCCAAACACATTAAAAGCGGCTTATTCTTTGCCCATGTTCGCTCTTCAACCGGTACAGAAACCAACCGCTCTAATTGCCATCCATTCAGTTACAAAAATTGGTTGTTCATGCACAACGGTCAAATTGGCGGCTATGAATCTTTACGCTGGCAGTTGGATCGTCTGATTCCCGAATACCTATATAGCCATCGACACGGCGCGACAGACTCAGAAGTTATTTTTTTGTTGATGATTGCCAATGGTTTAGAAGCCAATCCAGAACATGCGATCAGCGTTACTTTGACGCAAATCATCGACATGATGAAGCTCAAAAAAATTGTAGACCCGCTGCGTTTTACTGCCGTATTTTCAGACGGTGAAGATATTATTGCGGTGCGTTTTTCCAGCGACGAACAAGCGCCAAGCCTGTACTGCAAAGAATTCGATCATCACATTGTGATTGGTTCTGAACCATTAGATCTATCGAGCGATAGCTGGACACTGGTTCCTGCGGGTCACATTGCAAGAATCAATAAAAATAAATATCACATTAAACCATTACCAGAATTATTAAAAATGACCGCTTAG
- a CDS encoding isopenicillin N synthase family dioxygenase, with amino-acid sequence MSIPLIDLAKLTHESDLIRQDEIRSLDTACREIGFFYLTNTGIPKELMAALMREAKRFFNLPQEDKNTIDIKNSINHRGYGNIGEEQLDEVSHADWKETFDMALDFPANHPLVAKYPTMYGPNQNPTNPKTVEVLQDYYVEAFTVAQKLLTAMAQALSLDDDFFTRCFTDHVTVLRMIHYPPRPVNDHDNGAGAHTDYGCVTLLLQDQIGGLQVKNRQGEWVDATPIDNALVVNIGDLMQRWTNDEYVSTAHRVRASLPDVHRYSFPFFVEPDYETSVTCVPSCATEQKPAKYDAILSGDWIQSRFDATYAYREKDEAL; translated from the coding sequence ATGTCCATTCCTTTGATTGATCTAGCTAAATTAACCCATGAGAGTGATTTGATTCGCCAAGATGAAATACGCAGCTTAGACACCGCGTGCCGAGAAATAGGTTTCTTTTACCTAACCAATACGGGCATACCAAAAGAATTGATGGCGGCGTTGATGCGCGAAGCCAAGCGCTTCTTTAATCTGCCGCAAGAAGATAAAAATACCATCGATATCAAGAACAGCATTAACCATCGTGGCTACGGTAATATTGGTGAAGAACAGCTGGACGAAGTGAGCCATGCGGATTGGAAAGAGACCTTTGATATGGCGTTGGATTTTCCTGCCAACCATCCCTTGGTGGCAAAATACCCGACCATGTATGGGCCAAATCAAAATCCAACGAACCCTAAGACAGTAGAAGTTTTACAAGATTACTATGTAGAAGCGTTCACCGTTGCGCAAAAATTGCTAACAGCGATGGCGCAAGCGCTGTCTTTAGACGATGATTTCTTTACTCGTTGTTTTACTGATCACGTAACGGTATTGCGGATGATTCATTATCCGCCACGTCCAGTGAACGACCATGATAATGGCGCGGGCGCTCATACAGATTACGGTTGTGTGACCTTACTATTGCAAGATCAGATTGGTGGTTTGCAGGTGAAAAATCGCCAAGGTGAGTGGGTCGATGCGACGCCGATTGATAATGCGCTAGTGGTGAATATTGGTGACTTGATGCAGCGTTGGACCAACGATGAATACGTGTCGACAGCGCACCGAGTGCGAGCGTCTTTGCCCGATGTGCATCGTTACTCGTTTCCGTTCTTTGTCGAGCCTGACTACGAGACCAGCGTCACTTGCGTTCCAAGCTGCGCAACTGAACAAAAACCAGCGAAATACGACGCCATATTAAGCGGTGATTGGATTCAATCGCGTTTTGATGCAACGTACGCTTACAGAGAAAAAGACGAAGCGCTTTAA